GTATCATTTTTTTGAGATCGACTTTGAATTGTATCCATTTTATTATGAACAAAGGAGTGTGTTTCAATGGGGAAAGAGGAAAATGTTCAAAGCATGACCGACACAATGAGGAAATTCATTGCGCTCGTCAGCAAAAGACTTCCTGACGATGTGACCGCCAAGCTGGAGGAGCTGAAGAAAGCGGAGGACGGCGGGCTGGCAAAGGTTGTCTACGATACCATGGAGATCAACCAGAAGCTGGCGCTGGAACTTGACCGTCCCTCCTGTCAGGATACCGGGGTGCTCCAGTTCTTTGTCAAGTGCGGCGATCAGTTCCCACTGTTGGGAAAGGTGGAACAGATTTTGACGGAGGCGGTCCTGCAGGCGACCGTCGACGCGCCGCTACGGCACAACAGCGTTGAGACCTTTGACGAATACAACACGGGGAAAAACATCGGGAAAGGAGTCCCGTCCATTTTCTGGGAAATCGTCCCGGACAGTGACGCCGTTGATATCGACGTCTACATGGCGGGCGGCGGCTGTACCCTGCCGGGAAAGGCGATGGTGCTGATGCCCAGCGTCGGATATGAGGGGGTTGCCGAGTTTGTTTTGGACGTGATGACATCTTATGGGCTCAATGCCTGCCCGCCGCTTCTGGTGGGGGTCGGGGTCGCCACCTCGGTGGAAACCGCCGCGCTTCTTTCCAAGAAGGCGCTGATGCGTCCGCTCGGCACTCACAATCCGAATCCGAGGGCTGCGGATATGGAAAAAATGCTGGAGGATGGAATCAATCATATCGGCCTGGGACCGCAGGGCATTTCCGGTCATTCCTCCGTACTGGGCGTCCATATCGAAAACACGGCCCGGCACCCCTCGACCATCGGAGTCGCGGTAAGCACCGGATGCTGGTCCCACAGGCGCGGCCATATCAAGTTCGACCGGGACATCCATTACGAGATCACATCGCATACGGGGGTACAATTATGAGTGACAAAAAGATTCTGACGACACCAATCAAATCCGAGGATCTGGAAGAGATCCATATCGGCGACATTATTTATCTGAACGGCTATCTGGTTACCTGTCGGGACGTCGCGCACCGCCGGCTCATCGAAGGCCACCGGCCGCTTCCGGTCGACCTGCACGGGCTTGCGATCTTTCACGCGGGGCCGATCGTCCGGCCTCTTGGAAACGATAAGTTCGAGATGGTTTCCATCGGCCCTACCACCAGCATGAGGATGGAAAAATTTGAAAAGGAATTCGTGGCCCAGACCGGAGTAAAGCTGATTGTCGGCAAAGGGGGCATGGGACCCAACACCGAGGAAGCGTGCAGAGAATATAAGGCGCTGCACGTGGTGTTCCCGGCGGGATGCGCCGTCCTGGCGGCCACCGAGGTCGAAGAAATCGAGCGTGCGGAATGGCGGGACCTTGGCATGCCGGAAACTCTTTGGGTCTGCCGTGTCAAGGAATTCGGTCCTCTGATCGTTTCGATTGATACTTACGGAAAGAATCTGTTTGAAGAAAAAAAGGTCGTCTATAATCAGAGAAAACAGGAAGCCCTGGAAGAGATCGACAAACATTTGCATTTTATCAAATGAATCGTCGCTGAAAATAAGCTCATAATGGAGCTGAGGAGGAGTTTTTGTGATTACAGCTTTAGCCTTGGGAATGATTGTCCTTTTTATTGTTCTTCTAGCCAGAAAAAAGCTGGATGTGTTCTGTTCTCTCTCCCTTGTCCCGCTTGTCTTCGGTTTTATTGCGGCGCTCGTTCAGGGGAAACCTTTGTTTGAGGTTTTTTCGTGGATCAAGACCGGATTGTTTTATTCGGTCAATGCGACGACAGGAAAGGTGTCCCTCGGCGTCATTTCCCCCGCGCTGCTGATCCTGTTCGCGGTTCTGTATTTCGACATCATGCTGAATACGGGACTGTTTGACCCCTTGTGCGAGTTCTTTATTAAAAAGGCGAAGGGAGATCCCCTGAAGATCATGATGTCCACCGTGCTGGTCGCGAGCGTTGTGACGCTGAACGGGGATACCACCACGACCATTCTGATCTGCCTTGCGGCGTTTTTGGAGCTTTACAAGAAGATGAACATGAGCCTGCTGAAGCTGGCCGTC
This window of the Ruminococcaceae bacterium BL-6 genome carries:
- the ttdA gene encoding L-tartrate dehydratase, alpha subunit (Evidence 2a : Function from experimental evidences in other organisms; PubMedId : 3297921, 8371115; Product type e : enzyme); protein product: MGKEENVQSMTDTMRKFIALVSKRLPDDVTAKLEELKKAEDGGLAKVVYDTMEINQKLALELDRPSCQDTGVLQFFVKCGDQFPLLGKVEQILTEAVLQATVDAPLRHNSVETFDEYNTGKNIGKGVPSIFWEIVPDSDAVDIDVYMAGGGCTLPGKAMVLMPSVGYEGVAEFVLDVMTSYGLNACPPLLVGVGVATSVETAALLSKKALMRPLGTHNPNPRAADMEKMLEDGINHIGLGPQGISGHSSVLGVHIENTARHPSTIGVAVSTGCWSHRRGHIKFDRDIHYEITSHTGVQL
- the ttdB gene encoding L-tartrate dehydratase, beta subunit (Evidence 2a : Function from experimental evidences in other organisms; PubMedId : 3297921, 8371115; Product type e : enzyme) — translated: MSDKKILTTPIKSEDLEEIHIGDIIYLNGYLVTCRDVAHRRLIEGHRPLPVDLHGLAIFHAGPIVRPLGNDKFEMVSIGPTTSMRMEKFEKEFVAQTGVKLIVGKGGMGPNTEEACREYKALHVVFPAGCAVLAATEVEEIERAEWRDLGMPETLWVCRVKEFGPLIVSIDTYGKNLFEEKKVVYNQRKQEALEEIDKHLHFIK